The bacterium genome includes a window with the following:
- the cmk gene encoding (d)CMP kinase: MSPVIIVAIDGPAGAGKSTVAKTLAKKLGFLHIDTGAMYRAVTWAALRQKADLKDEKVLEAIARSARIELKPAEPQNRVFLDGEEVTQAIRTPEVTQASAHIANCVPVRRILVARQQQMGRIDSAPYGGAVLEGRDIATDVFPDAQYKFYLDASVETRAKRRLAELAKTGVKTSLEEVMADVKARDDRDMNRAVGGLRKTPESIVMDHSDLGVEESAQALLEFIRKNPR; this comes from the coding sequence ATGAGTCCTGTCATCATCGTCGCCATCGATGGGCCCGCCGGCGCGGGTAAAAGCACCGTGGCCAAGACCCTGGCCAAGAAACTGGGTTTCCTGCACATCGATACCGGGGCCATGTACCGCGCGGTCACTTGGGCGGCCCTACGCCAAAAAGCGGACCTGAAAGATGAGAAGGTTCTGGAGGCCATCGCCCGCTCCGCCCGCATCGAGCTCAAACCCGCCGAACCCCAGAACCGGGTCTTCCTGGACGGGGAAGAGGTGACCCAGGCCATCCGCACCCCCGAGGTCACCCAGGCTTCCGCCCATATCGCTAATTGCGTGCCGGTCCGTCGGATCCTGGTGGCCCGCCAGCAGCAGATGGGCAGGATCGACAGCGCCCCTTACGGTGGGGCGGTCCTGGAAGGAAGGGACATCGCCACCGATGTGTTCCCCGACGCCCAATACAAGTTCTATCTGGACGCCTCGGTGGAGACCCGGGCCAAAAGGCGTCTGGCGGAGCTGGCCAAGACAGGTGTCAAGACCAGTTTGGAGGAGGTCATGGCCGACGTGAAGGCGCGCGACGACCGGGACATGAACCGGGCCGTCGGGGGCCTACGAAAGACCCCCGAAAGCATCGTGATGGACCATTCGGACCTGGGCGTGGAGGAGTCGGCCCAGGCCTTGCTTGAATTCATCCGCAAGAATCCCCGGTGA
- a CDS encoding adenylate/guanylate cyclase domain-containing protein, with the protein MSAPEDRFIYRPKITELTGWAMLLFGVTAGFCFYLTQDPGVSVEVGSAGAVFLIFSWMDLSHKSQRGLYVELQQFLLRCKILPADYKIDRNPSLSTLEKRKKEFMDMAAAHFQQSEKKLTEARYVLDRFVGTKGSQFATEKGRQAVWEGQVQRAIVLFSDVRGFTSMTEKLKPQETVRFLNRMFTEFEEVLAFAGGEINKFIGDAVLCFFPFPEDNPEPAVKRAILAGLRLQDAFHQIQGTFRETYSESVHTGLGVGMAGGEVILGNLGSARRMEFTLIGDTVNLASRLCSIAEDGQVLVNQDLAQVAADSFRMEALEPVRLKGKTGTYRPYSVTGEMIRQGLA; encoded by the coding sequence ATGAGCGCTCCTGAGGACCGTTTCATTTACAGACCAAAGATCACCGAGTTGACCGGTTGGGCCATGCTCCTTTTCGGCGTGACCGCCGGTTTTTGTTTCTATCTCACGCAAGATCCGGGGGTCTCGGTGGAGGTCGGATCGGCGGGGGCGGTCTTCCTCATTTTTTCCTGGATGGACCTTTCCCACAAATCCCAAAGAGGCCTTTACGTCGAGCTTCAACAGTTCCTTTTACGCTGCAAGATCCTGCCGGCCGACTACAAGATCGACCGCAACCCGAGCCTTTCCACCCTGGAAAAACGGAAGAAGGAATTCATGGATATGGCGGCCGCCCATTTCCAGCAAAGCGAGAAAAAATTGACCGAGGCCCGGTACGTCCTGGACCGTTTCGTGGGGACCAAGGGCTCCCAATTCGCGACGGAGAAGGGACGGCAGGCGGTTTGGGAGGGGCAGGTCCAACGGGCCATCGTGCTTTTTTCGGATGTGCGCGGGTTCACCTCCATGACCGAGAAATTGAAACCCCAGGAGACGGTGCGGTTCCTGAACCGGATGTTCACCGAGTTCGAGGAGGTCCTCGCCTTCGCCGGAGGCGAGATCAACAAGTTCATCGGCGACGCGGTGCTTTGCTTCTTCCCGTTCCCGGAGGACAACCCCGAGCCCGCCGTCAAACGGGCCATCCTGGCGGGACTGCGCCTCCAGGACGCCTTCCATCAGATCCAGGGGACCTTCCGGGAGACCTATTCGGAGTCGGTCCACACCGGTTTGGGCGTGGGGATGGCCGGTGGGGAGGTGATCCTGGGGAACCTGGGGTCCGCCCGCCGGATGGAATTCACCCTGATCGGGGATACGGTCAATCTGGCTTCCCGTCTTTGTTCCATCGCCGAGGACGGACAGGTATTGGTCAACCAGGACTTGGCCCAAGTGGCCGCCGATTCCTTCCGGATGGAAGCCCTGGAGCCGGTGCGGTTGAAGGGCAAGACGGGCACCTATCGTCCCTATTCGGTGACGGGTGAAATGATCCGGCAGGGACTCGCCTGA
- the aroA gene encoding 3-phosphoshikimate 1-carboxyvinyltransferase, which yields MKKMTVHPVQGLKGTLVVPGDKSISHRAVMLGSLAYGKTTVRHFLDSADCLSTAAIFRALGVKIRQKGDRMEIWGKGLNSLKPSPKVLDAGNSGTSARILLGLLSGQPFTTRLTGDKYLRRRPMRRVVEPLTRMGARFSGPDQSNLLPLRIEPRPLKGIHYELPVASAQVKSALMMAGLFAHGKTVITEPAPTRDHTERMFSAFSIPFKKKGKVITVPGPTAPFKGRDLMVPGDISSAAFFIVAGLIVPGAKLQLKGVGVNPTRTGLLDALGRMGAKITIKNIPVGRGEEPVADLTVSTSSLQGIRVEGEMVPRMVDEFPIFAVAATQAHGTTVVRDAQELRVKESDRILMMEVTLRRMGADILATPDGWVIKGPTPLKGAVCSSGGDHRIAMSLAVAGLIAQGATTINDTENIDTSFPGFEKMLRKACIP from the coding sequence GTGAAAAAGATGACCGTCCATCCTGTCCAAGGGCTGAAGGGTACCTTGGTGGTCCCCGGGGACAAGTCCATTTCCCACCGGGCCGTCATGTTGGGTTCGCTTGCTTATGGCAAGACCACTGTCCGGCATTTCCTTGATTCGGCCGATTGCCTCTCCACGGCCGCCATCTTCCGGGCCCTGGGGGTAAAGATCCGACAAAAAGGCGACCGGATGGAGATATGGGGAAAGGGCCTCAACTCGCTCAAGCCAAGCCCCAAGGTCCTGGATGCGGGCAATTCGGGGACTTCCGCGCGGATCCTCCTCGGGCTCCTGTCCGGCCAGCCCTTCACCACCCGTCTGACGGGGGATAAATACCTTCGCCGACGTCCCATGCGCCGGGTGGTCGAGCCCTTGACCCGCATGGGAGCCCGGTTCTCGGGGCCGGACCAATCCAATCTTCTGCCCCTGAGGATCGAGCCGAGACCCTTGAAGGGCATCCATTATGAACTTCCCGTGGCCAGCGCCCAGGTGAAGAGCGCCCTGATGATGGCGGGCCTTTTCGCCCACGGCAAGACGGTCATCACCGAGCCGGCCCCGACCCGGGACCATACGGAACGGATGTTCAGTGCCTTCTCCATCCCCTTCAAAAAAAAGGGGAAGGTCATCACGGTCCCGGGGCCCACGGCGCCCTTCAAGGGAAGGGACCTGATGGTCCCCGGAGACATTTCCTCCGCGGCCTTCTTCATCGTGGCGGGCCTCATCGTCCCCGGTGCCAAGCTCCAGTTGAAGGGGGTGGGCGTGAACCCCACCCGCACCGGCCTCTTGGACGCCCTCGGACGGATGGGGGCCAAGATCACGATCAAGAACATCCCGGTGGGCCGGGGCGAGGAACCCGTGGCCGACCTGACGGTGAGCACCTCGTCCCTCCAGGGGATCCGGGTGGAGGGGGAAATGGTCCCGCGGATGGTCGATGAATTCCCGATCTTCGCCGTGGCGGCCACCCAGGCCCATGGGACCACGGTGGTCAGGGACGCCCAGGAATTAAGGGTGAAGGAATCGGACCGCATCCTCATGATGGAAGTGACCCTGCGCCGGATGGGCGCCGATATCCTGGCCACGCCCGACGGCTGGGTCATCAAGGGCCCCACGCCCCTGAAGGGCGCGGTCTGCTCTTCGGGAGGCGATCACCGGATCGCCATGTCGTTGGCGGTGGCGGGGCTCATCGCCCAAGGGGCCACGACCATCAACGATACCGAGAACATCGACACATCCTTCCCGGGGTTCGAAAAAATGCTTCGAAAGGCCTGTATCCCATGA